Genomic segment of Thermodesulfobacteriota bacterium:
CGCAGTGATCAACCGCCGGCTGCGGCTGAAGATCGCCCTGGCGGTCACCGCCGGGGTGGCCCTGGTGATGGCCGGGGTGATCTGGCTGGCTTTGGCCAGCCAGCGGGCCCAGATGCGGGAGCGGCTTACCTCCTTCGGCCGCCAGGTCACCTTCATGGCCTATGCCGGCATCCGCCATCCCATGGGGGTGGGGGACAGCCCCTCGGTGGAGCGGCAGCTTCTCGATCTGGACGCCGCCCTGGCCGACACCGAGATCGCCATCTGCGATTTCGAATCCACCATCATCTTTTCCACAGACAAGCTGCTGCTCGGCCAGCCGGCCTCGGTCTTTGCCCGCCACCCGAGGGCCCTGGCCGCCCTGACCGCCGTGCTGGCCGACGGCCCGCCCCCGGCCCAGGACTGCTTCGAAGAAGTGGTGGACGGCCGCCGGTTTCTGGTCAACATCCAGGGCATCCCCAACTCGGAGCCGTGCCACCATTGCCACGGCACCTCCCGCCAGACCTTGGGCGGTATGCTGGTGCGCCAGCGCACCGACGAGACCTATGCGGCCATCGCCTCCCTGGGCAGCCGCACCGTTGCCATCAGCCTCCTGGGTATCGCCGCGATCATTGCCGTCATCCACCTCCTCCTGGCCCACCTGGTGACCCGGCCGGTCAGCGAGCTGGCGGTCAAGGCCGCCCAGCTGGCGACCGGCGATCTCGACGTCTCGGTGCAGGTGCGCAGCCACGATTCCATCGGGGTGCTCGCCGAGGCCTTCAACGCCATGGTCCGGGGCATCCGGGAGCGGATCGAGCTGGTGGAAAGCCTCAAAGGGGCCATTGCCGACCCCCTCTTCACGGTGGATACCGGCATGACCATCACCTATATGAATGAAGCCGCGGCCCGACTCACCGGCTATTCGCGGCAGGAGGTGGAAGGCCGCATGACCTGCCGGGATGTCTTCGCCAGCGACATCTGCGATGGCGACTGTCCCATTCAGCAGGCCTTCGCTCGCGGGGAATCGGTGACCGGGGTGCGGGTGATGGTCACGGATCGCGCCGGCCGCCGCACGCCGATGATGGCCTCGGCCAGCCCGTTGCGGGACGGCCAGGGCCGCCTGATCGGTGGCGTGGAGATCGCCCGCGACCTGACGCCAGTCCTGGAGGCGGAGCATCTGCGCTACGTTCAGGAGGCGGCAGGCCGGGAGGAGGAGCAGCGGCGCTACCTGGAAAGCCGGAGCGAGAACCTCCTGGCGATCCTGGCCCGAGCCGCCCAAGGGGACCTGGCGGTCCGGGCCGAGGTGCTGGGCAAGGACGACGCCATGGATGCCATCGCCGGTCACACCAACACCATGCTGGACAATGTGGAGCGGATGTGCGAGCGGATCTCCTCCTTTTCCCGAGAGCTGGAGACCGAGGTCGGCCGCCGCACCGTGCTGCTCCGGGAGAAGACCCTGCTGCTGGAGCGGGCCAACCGGGAGCTCCGGGAGCTGGACCGGCTCAAGTCCTCCTTTCTGGCCAACATGTCCCACGAGCTGCGCACCCCCATGAACTCCATCATCGGCTACACCGACCTCCTCCTGGACGAGGTGGACGGTGCGGTCAACGGCGAGCAGCGCAACAGCCTGGAGAAGGTGGCCAACAACGCTCGCCACCTCCTGCAGCTCATCAACGACATCCTGGACATGTCCAAGATCGAATCCGGCAAGATCGAGCTCGACCCCCGGCCGACCCATGTCCGGGATCTCCTCAACGGGGTGCTGGTCACCTTCGAGCCCCTCATCGAAAAGAAAGGCCTGACCCTGACCCTGGACCTCAGCTCGCCCTTGCCGCCAATCTTCGTGGACGAGGACAAGATCCGGCAGGTGGTCATCAACCTGCTGTCCAACGCCGTCAAGTTCACGGAGCAAGGCGGCATCACGCTGACCGCCCGGCCGTCCGCCCGGGGGACGCCGCCCGGCCTTCCCCCCCGTTTCCTGGAGATTGCGGTGGCCGATACCGGCATCGGCATCCGGGAAGAGGACATGGACAAGCTCTTCGACAAGTTCAGCCAGATCGACATGTCCATGATCCGCCAATATGAAGGCACGGGCCTGGGGCTGTCCATTGCCCGCGGCCTAGTCGTCCTGCACAAGGGGGTGATCTGGGCCGAAAGTCAGCCCGGCCGCGGCAGCCGCTTTGCTTTCACGGTGCCCACCGATCCCGAGATCCTGGCCACCCCCGCCCAGCCCATCGTCGAGGAGGCCATGGCCCAGGGCCTGGCCGACCTCTTCGACAAGGATGCCGCCACCTTCCTGGCCGAGCCCGCGTACGCCGGCCGGCCGATCCGCTGCTGGGAGTACCTGCACTGCGGCCAGACCAGCTGCCCGGCCTATGGCAGCGACGAGCACCGCTGCTGGCTCATCCACGGCACCCACTGCCGGGGCACCAAGCTCGCCGCCTATCCGGAAAAGCTTGATTTCTGCAAGGGGTGTGAGATCATCGAGCGGCTGATCCTGGAGAATCAGGTCGTGGCCACCAGCCCGCCTTCCGTCTGCCACCTGGACCGGCCCGTGGTCCTGGCCGTGGACGACAACCCGGAGGTCATCGACCTCATCCGCAAGTATCTGGCCCCCGACTACGAGGTGGTGGGTCTTCTGGGGGGCCAGGGGGTCCTCCAGCATGCCCGGCAGCTGCGGCCGGTCGCCATCACCCTGGACATCATGATGCCCGGGGCGGACGGCTGGCAGATCCTCCAGCTTCTGAAGGCCTCCCCGGACACCCAGGATATTCCGGTGATCATCGTCTCGGTGGTGGACGAAAAGAAGCACGGCTTCAGCCTGGGCGCCGCCGAGTACCTGGTGAAGCCGGTGGACCGGGCGCTCCTCTTGCACCGGCTGGGCCAGGTGGCCCGCCTCGACCGTATCCGCTCGGTCCTGGTGGTGGATGACGATGCGGCTACGGTGGAGCGGCTGCTGGAGGTGCTGGCCAGCGCTGGCCACGAAACGGCCAGCGCTGCCACCGGCCGGGCTGCCATCGCCGCTGTCGACAGCCGCCGGCCTGACCTGGTGGTCATGAACCCCTTTCTGGCCGACCCCGAGCTCGACCTCTTCCTGGGCCGGTTGCGGGCCGACCCGGCGCTCAGAGACCTGCCGCTCATTCTGGTCACCCGCCGGGAGGTGTCGCCAGAAGAGCTGGCCCATCTCAATGGCCGTATCCAGGCGATCCTCCACCAGGGCCGCTTCAGCCCCGAGGCCCTGATGGCGGAGCTCAAGACCGTGATCGACCGCTGGCAGGGAACGGCGGAGGGAGGAAAGCCATGACACAAGCGCCAGAGCATCCAGCCACCATCCTGGTGGTGGAAGACAACCCCGACAGCCGGGAGCTGGTCACCAAGGTCTTGCGCCGGTGCGGCCACACCGTGGTGGAGGCCGTTGACGGCGAAGAGGCCCTGATGCAGGTGGCCCAGATCAGGCCGCAGCTCATCCTCATGGACATCTCGATTCCCAAGCTCAACGGCTACGAGGTCACTGTGCGGCTGAAGCAGGACCCGGCTCTCGCCGCCATCCCGGTGGTAGCCCTCACCGCCCATGCCATGAAAGGCGACCGGGAAAAGGCCCTGGCGGCCGGCTGTGACGGCTACATCACCAAGCCGATCAACGTTCGCGATCTCCCCGGCCAGGTGGCCGCCTTCCTGGCCGAACGGTCAGCCTGAAGCTCCATGGACCGCCCTGCTGTCATCCTCATCGCCGATGACCATCCGGACACTGTCGAGCTCCTGGTCAAGCGCTTCCGGGCCGAAGGCTACCGGACCCTGACCGCCGTCGACGGCGAGTCGGCCCTGGATCAGGCCCGGGAGGCCCTGCCGGACTGCGTCATCCTCGACGTCCGGATGCCCAAGCTGGACGGCTTCGAGGTCTGCCGGCTGTTGAAGGCCGATCCGCGCACCCGTTACACCCCCATCCTCATGCTCACCGCCCAACGGGGCGTCCCGAACAAGGTCAAGGGCCTCACCATCGGCGCCGATGACTACCTGACCAAGCCCTTCGATTTCAAGGAGCTGGCGGTACGGGTGAAATCCCTGCTGGCCAAGAAAGCGGCCAGCGAGCAGCTGGCCGCCGAGGAGAAGCTGGAGGCGGTGGAGGGGATGATCAACGAGGTGGCCCACGAGGTGCGGAATCCCCTGGTGTCCATCGGTGGCTTTGCTCGCCGCCTGTACCGGAACCTGGCGCCGGAGGACCCCAACCGCCGCTATCTCGAGATCATCCTCCGGGATGTGGACCGCCTGGAGCGGATGGTCAGTGACTTGGTGGCCTACAAGACCGCCTCCCTGACCTTCTTCGAGCCGGTGGCGGTGAACGACGTGCTGCTGGCCGCCCTGGACGGCTTTCGGGTGGCGGCTGCCGCGGCCAACCTCCAGGTGGTCACCGAGCTGG
This window contains:
- a CDS encoding ATP-binding protein, which encodes MHNPLAVINRRLRLKIALAVTAGVALVMAGVIWLALASQRAQMRERLTSFGRQVTFMAYAGIRHPMGVGDSPSVERQLLDLDAALADTEIAICDFESTIIFSTDKLLLGQPASVFARHPRALAALTAVLADGPPPAQDCFEEVVDGRRFLVNIQGIPNSEPCHHCHGTSRQTLGGMLVRQRTDETYAAIASLGSRTVAISLLGIAAIIAVIHLLLAHLVTRPVSELAVKAAQLATGDLDVSVQVRSHDSIGVLAEAFNAMVRGIRERIELVESLKGAIADPLFTVDTGMTITYMNEAAARLTGYSRQEVEGRMTCRDVFASDICDGDCPIQQAFARGESVTGVRVMVTDRAGRRTPMMASASPLRDGQGRLIGGVEIARDLTPVLEAEHLRYVQEAAGREEEQRRYLESRSENLLAILARAAQGDLAVRAEVLGKDDAMDAIAGHTNTMLDNVERMCERISSFSRELETEVGRRTVLLREKTLLLERANRELRELDRLKSSFLANMSHELRTPMNSIIGYTDLLLDEVDGAVNGEQRNSLEKVANNARHLLQLINDILDMSKIESGKIELDPRPTHVRDLLNGVLVTFEPLIEKKGLTLTLDLSSPLPPIFVDEDKIRQVVINLLSNAVKFTEQGGITLTARPSARGTPPGLPPRFLEIAVADTGIGIREEDMDKLFDKFSQIDMSMIRQYEGTGLGLSIARGLVVLHKGVIWAESQPGRGSRFAFTVPTDPEILATPAQPIVEEAMAQGLADLFDKDAATFLAEPAYAGRPIRCWEYLHCGQTSCPAYGSDEHRCWLIHGTHCRGTKLAAYPEKLDFCKGCEIIERLILENQVVATSPPSVCHLDRPVVLAVDDNPEVIDLIRKYLAPDYEVVGLLGGQGVLQHARQLRPVAITLDIMMPGADGWQILQLLKASPDTQDIPVIIVSVVDEKKHGFSLGAAEYLVKPVDRALLLHRLGQVARLDRIRSVLVVDDDAATVERLLEVLASAGHETASAATGRAAIAAVDSRRPDLVVMNPFLADPELDLFLGRLRADPALRDLPLILVTRREVSPEELAHLNGRIQAILHQGRFSPEALMAELKTVIDRWQGTAEGGKP
- a CDS encoding response regulator; translation: MTQAPEHPATILVVEDNPDSRELVTKVLRRCGHTVVEAVDGEEALMQVAQIRPQLILMDISIPKLNGYEVTVRLKQDPALAAIPVVALTAHAMKGDREKALAAGCDGYITKPINVRDLPGQVAAFLAERSA
- a CDS encoding response regulator — its product is MDRPAVILIADDHPDTVELLVKRFRAEGYRTLTAVDGESALDQAREALPDCVILDVRMPKLDGFEVCRLLKADPRTRYTPILMLTAQRGVPNKVKGLTIGADDYLTKPFDFKELAVRVKSLLAKKAASEQLAAEEKLEAVEGMINEVAHEVRNPLVSIGGFARRLYRNLAPEDPNRRYLEIILRDVDRLERMVSDLVAYKTASLTFFEPVAVNDVLLAALDGFRVAAAAANLQVVTELAPDLPAIPADRQNLERAIANMIENAIEAMSEGGGRLTLTTRLRDEACELVIADTGCGIAKDRIKNIYDPFVTSKVYGPGLGLTFALKTIQAHRGMIAVESEEGRGTTFTIQLPVRRRGS